CGGGGGAGAATGGTCCCATGAAGACACTGCTTAATATCATCTGGCTGCTCTTTGGCGGACTCTGGCTCGCGCTCGGCTACTTCGTGGCCGGGATCATCTGCTGTCTGCTGGTCGTCACCATCCCGTGGGGGCTCGCGTCGTTCCGGATCGCGAACTATGCGCTGTGGCCCTTCGGGCGCACCGTGGTGGACCGCCCGGGCGGCACGGGCGTGTTCGCGCTGCTGGGAAACGTCATCTGGCTGCTCGTTGCCGGCATCTGGATCGCGATCGGCCACGTGGTCACCGCGTTCGCGATGGCCATCACCATCGTCGGCATCCCGCTGGCCATCGCCAACCTCAAGCTCATCCCGGTCTCGCTCATGCCGCTCGGCAAACAGATCGTCCCGAGTGACAAGCCCTTTGTGACGACCTACAACAAGTCCTACCGCTAGCCCGTCTTAGAGGAGGAGTCCGAAATGTCCGAGGACGTCACCGCCGTTCCAGCCCCGTCCGGCCAGGGAGAAACCCCCACTCCGCCCGAAGACCTCATGCTGGTCATTACGCGCGAATTCCAGGCACCCATTACCCGGGTGTGGTCCGCCCTGACGGACCCCGACCAGGCCCCGGCGTGGTGGGGGCCCCGCGGTTTCCACACTCCCCGGGAAAGCATCGACGCGGACCTGGAAATCGGCGGCCTCTACCGGGCCTGCATGGTCCAGGACAGCACCGGCAAGGAACACTGGTGGAGCGGCGTCCACACGGACATCGAACCGCCCAACCTCTTCGTCTTCACCCATGCCTGGGACAAACCGGACGGCACCCGGGGCTTCGAGACCGAGGTGACCTTCCAGCTGGAAGCGATCGACGGCGGCACCCGGATGACGTTCTTCCAGGGCCCCTTCGACACGATCGACAACCGCGACGGCCAGGGCGTCGGCTGGCGCGAGTCCTTCGACCGCCTCGCCGACCACCTCCGCCGGGGCGCCTGACTTTCTGTGGACTGAGGCGTCCCGCTTATCCGAGCTCGCCCTGCAGGTTCCGCCGCGCCGCCTCCAGCCAGAGGTCCCGGCCCCGCGGGGTGTGGAAGAGCGGGTCCAGCTGCAGGAGCTGGCGGACGACGGCGGCGCGCCCGGCGGCGAAGTCGTCGTCGCCGATGTGCGCAAAATCCTGCCGGACGGCGGCCAGATACCGGGAGTAGGCTGCCGGTTCGCCGCCCAGCACGGAGAGGTCGGCGTCGCTGAGCAACGCGGCGGCCCCGTCGCCCGGCACCGGCCGGTGGTCGGCCGTCATCCGCACCAGGCGGGCCACCTCGTCCACCTCGGCCGCGGGGAGGCCGGCATGGGCCAGCCGGTCCTCGGCGAGCCGGGCCGACTCTTCCTCGTCCTGGCCCGCGATCCCGCGGTAGACGGCGTCGTGGAACCAGGCGGCGAGCAGCACGGTGCGGGGCGGGTCGGCAGGTCCGGTGAGGAGGTCCAGGGCCTCCAGGACCGCCAGCAGATGGGTGCGGCCGTGGTACTTCCGGTGCTCCTCGCCCCAGCGGTCCAGCAGGTCCAGGAAGAGTGCGTCGTGGCCCGGGAGGACGTCGTTCCAGCGGGTCAGCAGGGGGAGCTTGAGTGAACTGCTGCGCCGCCGGGCCGGGATCCGCAGCCCGCTGGCGATCAGTTTGCGGACCAGGATCCGGCCCTCCACCGGGACGGC
This DNA window, taken from Pseudarthrobacter sp. ATCC 49987, encodes the following:
- a CDS encoding YccF domain-containing protein gives rise to the protein MKTLLNIIWLLFGGLWLALGYFVAGIICCLLVVTIPWGLASFRIANYALWPFGRTVVDRPGGTGVFALLGNVIWLLVAGIWIAIGHVVTAFAMAITIVGIPLAIANLKLIPVSLMPLGKQIVPSDKPFVTTYNKSYR
- a CDS encoding SRPBCC family protein — translated: MSEDVTAVPAPSGQGETPTPPEDLMLVITREFQAPITRVWSALTDPDQAPAWWGPRGFHTPRESIDADLEIGGLYRACMVQDSTGKEHWWSGVHTDIEPPNLFVFTHAWDKPDGTRGFETEVTFQLEAIDGGTRMTFFQGPFDTIDNRDGQGVGWRESFDRLADHLRRGA
- a CDS encoding DUF4031 domain-containing protein, whose protein sequence is MAIYLDPPLWPAHGTHFSHLISDTSLAELHAFAAAAGIPDRAFDGDHYDVAEARYSTLVAAGAVPVEGRILVRKLIASGLRIPARRRSSSLKLPLLTRWNDVLPGHDALFLDLLDRWGEEHRKYHGRTHLLAVLEALDLLTGPADPPRTVLLAAWFHDAVYRGIAGQDEEESARLAEDRLAHAGLPAAEVDEVARLVRMTADHRPVPGDGAAALLSDADLSVLGGEPAAYSRYLAAVRQDFAHIGDDDFAAGRAAVVRQLLQLDPLFHTPRGRDLWLEAARRNLQGELG